TATTGGTGAATTTAATTGTACTAGTAAGGGCTTTGTGTGTCCTAAATGTGGTAATCATGAGCCAAGCCGAGTGTCTGTTACTCGTCGCGTGTGTGGTTATTTAGGTAGCCCAGATGCACGACCATTTAACTTCGGTAAGCAAGAAGAAGTTAAGCGTAGAGTGAAGCATTTATAATGCATTACAGTGCATATCATAGCGTTGATGTGATTAACGGTGAAGGCACCCGCTGTACGTTATTTGTCAGCGGTTGCGAGCATGGTTGTAAAGGTTGCTATAACCAAAGTACTTGGCGTGTAGATGCTGGCCATATTTTTAGCCAAGCACTAGAAGATCAGATTATTGATGATTTAACCGATACTCGTATTTACCGTCGAGGCTTGTCGTTAAGTGGTGGCGATCCGCTGCATCCCGCCAATTTTGAAGGCGTACTAAAATTGGTTACGCGGGTAAAGCTGGAATGTCCCGATAAAGATATTTGGCTGTGGACCGGTTATCAACGGGCTGAACTTACACCGCAGCAACAAGCTGTGGTGAACTTTGTGGATGTGTTGATTGACGGTAAGTATGAGCAAGACAAAGCCGACCCCGCGCTATTATGGCGCGGCAGTATGAATCAACAGATCCATCGTTTTATGCGCTAGCGTTTTATATGAAGGCGTTAAGACGAGTCGCTTAATGTCAGCACTTTAACTGTCAGCGCGCTAATCGTTAGCACGTTAATCGTTAGCAAATAAATGTTTAACCCGCTAATCGTTAACCCGTTAATGATTAGAAAGACCCACAATATGGCGATAACGTTTAGTGCGCTGTTTGGTTTTATATTGATCGATCAATAAACTCCACAATGGTGAATCATTAGTGTGTGGCGACTTACCTTGGCTTACACGACGAAGTTGGCGTTTAATGACGGCCATCGTCGCCAGCCCAGCTAAAGGTTTACTTTGCCAATTCACTGTTGGAATAGACGGGACAAACTCTGGCTGAATTAGCCATCTATTGGCTAAGTCTGGATAGAAGGCGAGGGCGCTAGCGATACCACACAATGCAAAACCAGCATCAATAACTTGTTGAGCCACAGGTAGGCGATGAATACCTCCGGTTAACATTAATGGAATAGGGCTACGCTGGACCAACTGCGATGTTAAACTTAAAAAATAAGCCTCTCGAGCTAACGTTCGCTCATCAGCACTGCGACCTTGCATGGCTGGTGCCTCGTAGCTGCCACCTGATAATTCCACCATTTCAACGTGATACTGTGCCAACATATTAATGACCTTTTCGGCGTCGTCGACATCAAAGCCACCGCGTTGGAAAT
The nucleotide sequence above comes from Shewanella sp. Arc9-LZ. Encoded proteins:
- the nrdG gene encoding anaerobic ribonucleoside-triphosphate reductase-activating protein, which encodes MHYSAYHSVDVINGEGTRCTLFVSGCEHGCKGCYNQSTWRVDAGHIFSQALEDQIIDDLTDTRIYRRGLSLSGGDPLHPANFEGVLKLVTRVKLECPDKDIWLWTGYQRAELTPQQQAVVNFVDVLIDGKYEQDKADPALLWRGSMNQQIHRFMR